The stretch of DNA TTTCCTTATAAATTACCGACTCAAAAAGAAATTTCTGAAGTTGAACTTGAATTAGAAAATACATTTTCATATGATTATAAAAAATTTCTATTAGAAGCAAGTGATGTTGTTGTTGGAACCTTAGAACCATGTACCATTGTTCCAAAGAATAGTCATACATTTATAGTTAATGTTGCAAAGGAAGCTTGGACTAAAATGAATGTTCCAAAAAATCTACTTCCAATTTGTGAG from Leptospira noumeaensis encodes:
- a CDS encoding SMI1/KNR4 family protein, which encodes MTIGEAFKKLRELNEQAPFPYKLPTQKEISEVELELENTFSYDYKKFLLEASDVVVGTLEPCTIVPKNSHTFIVNVAKEAWTKMNVPKNLLPICE